Proteins encoded in a region of the Pseudomonas putida genome:
- a CDS encoding sarcosine oxidase subunit beta family protein: MQRYSGFGLFKHSLSHHENWQRMWRTPTPKKVYDVVIVGGGGHGLATAYYLAKEHGITNVAVIEKGYLGGGNTARNTTIVRSNYLWDESAHLYEHAMKLWEGLSQDLNYNVMFSQRGVYNLCHTLQDMRDSERRVSANRLNGVDGELLNTAQVAAEIPYLDCSKNTRYPILGATVQRRGGVARHDAVAWGFARAADALGVDLIQQTEVIGFRKENGAVIGVETNKGFIGAKRVGVVTAGNSGHMAKLAGFRLPLESHPLQALVSEPIKPIIDSVIMSNAVHGYISQSDKGDLVIGAGIDGWVGYGQRGSYPVIEHTLQAIVEMFPNLSRVRMNRQWGGIVDTSPDACPIITKTPVKNMFFNCGWGTGGFKATPGSGNVFAASLAKGEMHPLAAPFSMDRFYNGALIDEHGAAAVAH, translated from the coding sequence ATGCAACGTTACTCGGGCTTCGGCCTTTTCAAGCACTCCCTCAGCCACCACGAGAACTGGCAGCGCATGTGGCGCACGCCAACCCCTAAAAAGGTGTACGACGTGGTCATCGTCGGCGGTGGCGGCCATGGCTTGGCCACGGCCTACTACCTGGCCAAAGAGCACGGCATCACCAACGTCGCCGTGATCGAGAAGGGTTACCTGGGCGGCGGCAACACCGCCCGTAACACCACCATCGTGCGTTCCAACTACCTGTGGGACGAGTCGGCCCACCTGTACGAGCACGCCATGAAGCTGTGGGAGGGTCTGTCCCAGGACCTCAACTACAACGTGATGTTCTCCCAGCGCGGCGTCTACAACCTGTGCCACACCTTGCAGGACATGCGTGACTCCGAGCGCCGTGTCAGCGCCAACCGCCTGAACGGCGTGGATGGCGAGCTGCTGAACACCGCCCAGGTCGCGGCCGAAATCCCGTACCTGGACTGCTCGAAGAACACCCGTTACCCGATCCTTGGCGCAACCGTGCAGCGCCGTGGCGGCGTGGCCCGTCACGATGCCGTGGCCTGGGGCTTCGCCCGTGCTGCCGACGCCCTGGGCGTTGACCTGATCCAGCAAACCGAAGTGATCGGCTTCCGCAAGGAAAACGGCGCGGTCATCGGTGTGGAAACCAACAAAGGCTTCATCGGCGCCAAGCGCGTCGGCGTAGTCACCGCTGGTAACTCCGGGCACATGGCCAAGCTGGCCGGCTTCCGCCTGCCGCTGGAATCGCACCCGCTGCAAGCGCTGGTATCCGAGCCGATCAAGCCGATCATCGACAGCGTGATCATGTCCAACGCCGTACACGGCTACATCAGCCAGTCCGACAAGGGCGACCTGGTGATCGGTGCCGGTATCGACGGCTGGGTCGGCTACGGCCAGCGCGGTTCGTACCCGGTGATCGAGCACACCCTGCAGGCCATCGTCGAAATGTTCCCCAACCTCTCGCGCGTGCGCATGAACCGCCAGTGGGGCGGCATCGTCGACACCTCGCCGGACGCCTGCCCGATCATCACCAAGACCCCGGTCAAGAACATGTTCTTCAACTGCGGTTGGGGTACTGGCGGCTTCAAGGCGACCCCGGGTTCGGGCAACGTCTTCGCCGCGAGCCTGGCCAAGGGCGAAATGCACCCATTGGCCGCGCCGTTCTCCATGGACCGTTTCTACAACGGCGCACTGATCGACGAACACGGCGCCGCCGCCGTCGCCCACTAA
- a CDS encoding low specificity L-threonine aldolase: MTDKSQQFASDNYSGICPEAWAAMEKANHGHDRAYGDDQWTERASEYFRNLFETDCEVFFAFNGTAANSLALASLCQSYHSVICSETAHVETDECGAPEFFSNGSKLLTATSVNGKLTPQSIREVALKRQDIHYPKPRVVTITQATEVGTVYRPDELKAISATCKELGLNLHMDGARFTNACAFLGCSPAELTWKAGVDVLCFGGTKNGMAVGEAILFFNRQLAEDFDYRCKQAGQLASKMRFLSAPWVGLLEDGAWLRHGNHANHCAQLLASLVSDLPAVELMFPVEANGVFLQMPEHAIEALRGKGWRFYTFIGSGGARFMCSWDTEEARVRELAADIRSIITA, translated from the coding sequence ATGACAGATAAGAGCCAACAATTCGCCAGCGACAACTATTCCGGTATCTGCCCCGAAGCCTGGGCAGCGATGGAGAAGGCCAACCACGGCCACGACCGCGCCTATGGCGACGATCAGTGGACCGAGCGCGCCTCGGAATACTTCCGCAACCTGTTCGAAACCGACTGCGAGGTGTTCTTCGCCTTCAACGGAACTGCCGCCAACTCCCTGGCCCTGGCCTCGCTGTGCCAGAGCTACCACAGCGTGATCTGCTCCGAGACCGCCCACGTCGAAACCGATGAATGCGGCGCGCCGGAGTTCTTCTCCAACGGCTCCAAACTGCTGACGGCGACCAGCGTCAACGGCAAGCTGACGCCGCAGTCGATCCGCGAAGTGGCGCTCAAGCGCCAGGACATCCACTACCCCAAGCCCCGCGTGGTGACCATTACCCAGGCCACTGAAGTGGGCACGGTGTACCGCCCCGACGAGCTGAAGGCGATCAGCGCCACCTGCAAGGAGCTGGGCCTGAACCTGCACATGGACGGCGCGCGCTTTACCAATGCCTGCGCGTTCCTGGGCTGCAGCCCGGCCGAGCTGACCTGGAAGGCCGGCGTCGATGTGCTGTGCTTTGGCGGCACCAAGAACGGCATGGCGGTGGGTGAGGCGATCCTGTTCTTCAACCGCCAGCTGGCCGAAGACTTCGACTACCGCTGCAAGCAAGCCGGGCAACTGGCGTCGAAAATGCGCTTTTTGTCGGCGCCCTGGGTGGGCCTGCTGGAAGATGGCGCCTGGTTGCGCCATGGCAACCACGCCAACCATTGCGCGCAGCTGCTGGCCTCGCTGGTGAGTGACTTGCCAGCGGTGGAGCTGATGTTCCCGGTGGAGGCCAACGGGGTGTTCCTGCAGATGCCGGAGCATGCGATCGAAGCGCTGCGGGGCAAGGGGTGGCGGTTCTATACCTTCATTGGTAGCGGCGGGGCGCGCTTCATGTGTTCGTGGGATACCGAGGAAGCGCGCGTGCGCGAGCTTGCGGCGGATATCCGTAGCATCATTACCGCCTGA
- the mcpH gene encoding methyl-accepting chemotaxis protein McpH, whose product MRIWRKSIQWQLITSMGAALLASILVVVVIFTVALNRLTERYLVDTALPASIEAIRNDIERMLGQPLVAAADIAGNTLLRDWLAAGEEPAQAAQFTEYLTAAKQRNQAFTALFAATETGHYYNENGLDRTLSRSNPKDKWFYGYIDSGAERLINIDIDGATGELALFIDYRVEKNGQLVGVAGMGLRMTELSKLIHDFSFGEHGKVFLVRNDGLIQVHPDAAFSGKRQLTEQLGADAAKGVMTGGEGLRSRRFSRDGESYLALGLPLRDLNWTLVAEVPESEIYAQMHQAVWLTSLIGGAVALLSLLLVVLLARGLVRPIRRVTGALVQIGSGAGDLSHRLDDSRQDELGDLARGFNRFLDSQRSLIGEVLSTSERLHRAVEQVTQVVDNTAERSGRQQEMTEMVATAVHEMGLTVQDIARNAGDAAQASQSARDEALQAREVVQRSIRGIEGMSGDIGKAADAVTQLADEVASIDEVLAVIRSISEQTNLLALNAAIEAARAGEMGRGFAVVADEVRTLARRTQLSTDEVQQMIQRLKQGAGSAVSSMQAGQQATGSGVESSQRTGASLGAITDQVEHISDMNHQVATATEEQSAVTEEINRTVQGISDLARETAAEVQGCREECQALRGLADDLARQMGGFRL is encoded by the coding sequence ATGCGTATCTGGCGTAAGAGCATCCAGTGGCAATTGATCACCAGCATGGGCGCCGCCTTGCTGGCGAGCATCCTGGTCGTGGTCGTCATCTTCACCGTGGCGCTCAACCGCCTCACCGAGCGCTACCTGGTCGACACTGCCTTGCCAGCCAGTATCGAAGCCATCCGCAACGACATCGAACGCATGCTCGGCCAGCCTTTGGTGGCAGCGGCAGACATCGCCGGCAACACCTTGCTGCGTGACTGGCTGGCGGCTGGTGAAGAGCCCGCCCAGGCAGCGCAATTCACCGAATACCTGACCGCCGCCAAGCAGCGCAACCAGGCCTTCACTGCCCTGTTCGCGGCGACTGAAACCGGCCACTACTACAACGAGAACGGCCTGGACCGCACCCTCAGCCGCAGCAACCCCAAGGACAAGTGGTTCTACGGCTACATCGATAGCGGCGCCGAGCGGTTGATCAACATCGACATCGATGGTGCCACCGGCGAGCTGGCGCTGTTCATCGATTACCGCGTGGAAAAAAATGGCCAGCTGGTCGGCGTGGCCGGCATGGGCCTGCGCATGACCGAGCTGTCGAAGCTGATCCACGATTTCAGTTTCGGCGAACACGGCAAAGTGTTTCTGGTGCGCAACGATGGCCTGATCCAGGTGCATCCAGACGCAGCCTTCAGTGGTAAACGCCAGCTCACCGAGCAGCTTGGGGCGGACGCAGCCAAGGGTGTCATGACTGGAGGCGAGGGGCTGCGCAGCCGCCGCTTCAGCCGTGACGGCGAAAGCTACCTGGCGCTTGGTTTGCCACTGCGCGACCTTAACTGGACCCTGGTGGCCGAAGTGCCAGAGTCGGAAATCTATGCACAAATGCATCAGGCCGTCTGGTTGACCAGCCTGATCGGTGGCGCCGTGGCCCTGCTGTCACTGCTGCTGGTGGTGCTGTTGGCGCGTGGCCTGGTACGGCCGATCCGCCGCGTCACCGGCGCGTTGGTGCAGATTGGCAGCGGCGCAGGAGACCTCAGCCACCGCCTGGATGATTCGCGCCAGGATGAGTTGGGCGACCTGGCCCGGGGGTTCAACCGCTTTCTCGACAGCCAGCGCAGCCTTATCGGTGAGGTGTTGAGCACCTCCGAGCGGCTGCACCGGGCCGTAGAGCAGGTAACTCAGGTGGTGGACAACACGGCCGAGCGCTCGGGGCGGCAGCAAGAGATGACCGAAATGGTCGCTACTGCCGTGCACGAGATGGGCCTGACCGTGCAGGACATCGCCCGCAATGCCGGCGATGCGGCGCAAGCCTCGCAGTCGGCGCGGGACGAGGCGTTGCAGGCGCGCGAGGTGGTGCAACGCTCGATTCGGGGTATCGAGGGCATGTCGGGCGACATCGGCAAGGCTGCCGATGCAGTCACTCAGTTGGCCGACGAAGTCGCCTCGATCGATGAAGTTCTGGCGGTTATCCGTAGTATTTCCGAGCAGACCAATTTGCTGGCACTTAACGCGGCTATCGAGGCTGCGCGGGCAGGGGAAATGGGGCGCGGTTTTGCCGTGGTGGCCGATGAGGTGCGCACGCTGGCCCGGCGCACACAGCTGTCCACCGACGAAGTGCAGCAGATGATCCAGCGCCTGAAGCAGGGCGCGGGGTCGGCGGTGAGTTCGATGCAGGCGGGGCAGCAGGCGACTGGCAGTGGTGTGGAGTCGAGCCAGCGCACCGGGGCGTCGCTGGGCGCGATTACCGACCAGGTGGAGCACATCAGTGATATGAACCATCAGGTGGCCACGGCGACGGAAGAGCAGTCGGCAGTGACCGAGGAAATCAACCGGACGGTGCAGGGGATTTCCGACCTGGCGCGGGAAACGGCGGCGGAGGTGCAAGGGTGTCGCGAGGAGTGCCAGGCGTTGCGTGGGTTGGCTGATGATCTGGCGCGGCAGATGGGTGGGTTCAGGCTTTAA
- a CDS encoding sarcosine oxidase subunit delta, with product MLHIFCPHCGELRSEEEFHASGQAHIARPLDPNACSDEEWGTYMFYRDNPRGIHHELWDHVAGCRQYFNVTRDTVTYEILETYKIGEKPQVTANGKAANAPSTVKGQGEKV from the coding sequence ATGTTGCATATTTTCTGTCCCCACTGCGGCGAGCTGCGCTCCGAAGAAGAGTTCCACGCCTCTGGCCAGGCGCACATCGCCCGCCCGCTGGACCCTAACGCCTGCTCCGACGAGGAGTGGGGTACCTACATGTTCTACCGTGACAACCCGCGCGGTATTCACCATGAACTGTGGGACCACGTTGCCGGCTGCCGCCAGTACTTCAACGTCACTCGCGACACCGTGACCTACGAAATTCTGGAAACCTACAAGATTGGCGAGAAGCCGCAAGTGACCGCCAATGGTAAAGCGGCGAACGCACCGTCGACCGTCAAAGGCCAAGGGGAAAAAGTATGA